Sequence from the Cuniculiplasma divulgatum genome:
TCTGCAGTAATGTGGATCATGAGCAGCGAAGAGATTACAGGGCAGATCGTTGAGGTGGATTCCGGGTTCGGAACGCAGATTCCAGATGGCCTCTGAAAAGTGACAGTTTAATAAATCAAAATGCCGTACAGAAAATGATGTCAGTAATATCGGATGTGAGTTTCACACGTTTTGGCAAAAGGCCGGAAGGCCTGCTGGATCTGGTTGCGGAATCGGCCCTTCCCATTGTGAGGAGATACGGCAGGGATATTGATTTCATTGTTTTCTCAAATTCATACTCGGGGGAATTCAACGATATGTCCGGCGTCAATAACCTCATTTCAACCAGGCTTTCCATGGACGATGTGCCGTCAATGAGGGTGGACAACACCAGCGGAAGCGGCGGAAGTGCCGTCATGGTTGCTGATTCTCTCATAAGGTCTGGAAATGCCAGCAATGTGCTTGTCATAGGCGCTGAGAAAATGACCGGCTATCCAACCAAGAAATCAACCAGGATCATAGCCTCCCTTCTTCATCCAGAGGAGCGTTCTGCAGGAATATCACTTCCGTCGCTGGCTGCCTTCATGACCAGATCCTACCTGAAGGAGTTTGACGCACCACGTGAGAGCATTGCCCGTGTAGCTGTGAAGAACCACCACAATGGGTCCCTGAATCCGTATGCGCATTTCCAGTCTGAGGTGACCCTTGAGGAAGTCATGGCTTCACGTGTCATAGCCGATCCTCTGCGAATTTTCGAGTTCTGCCCTGTGAGTGACGGCGCTGTCTCGTTACTGATGACATCAGACGAGAACCGGGATTCCTTCGGCAGCCATCATGTTGAAATCCTGGGGGTGGGTTATTCATCCGGGACATCATCGCTGTCATACAGGGATTCCCTGACCACCATAGGAAGTGTCAGGAGATCTTCAGAAATGGCATTCCGCCGGTCGAAGCTTACTCCCAATTACATGGATGTTGTTGAACTGCATGATATGGCTGCAGTACTGGAGATCATAGAGAGCGAGGACGCAGGTTTCTTCAGGAAGGGACATGGCTGGGAAGCTGTCATGAACGGGGAGACCGAAATAGGCGGCCCGAGACCCATCAATACCAGCGGCGGACTCAATTCAAAGGGCCACCCCATCGGGGCCAGCGGTGTGGCACAGGCAGGTGAAATATACCTCCAGATCACTGGAAAGGCCGAGAAGAGGCAGATAAAGGATGCCCACCTGGGCTTCTCCCTGAGCATGGCAGGTTTCGGCAACAATGCCACTGCAATAGTTTACGGAGGTGCATCATGAACATAAACAGATGCAGGAACTGCGGTACGAAATTTCTGGTTGCAAGGTCCGTATGCCCCAAATGCGGGAAGGAGGACTTTGAGAAGGTTCCGGCACGGAGCGGCATAGTCCTGGAATCCGTGGAGCTCATCGCAACTCCTGACCCGTATCCGGACGGGTACTACCTTGTGCTCCTTGATGTTGATGACGTGAAGGTATTCTGTCGCTCACAGGAAAAACTCAGGGAAGGATCCCAGGCCGACATTCAGGATGATGAACTTGGCCCCATATGCAGGAAAGCCTGATTCCGGAAAGGCAGACCTCATTCCTTTTTCCTGTCAGTGCCGGTATTTCCATTGACTATCCTTTTTTCAACCAGGTTTGATATTTCCTCATGGCTGTATCCAATGTTTCGGAGAATCTCTGCCGTGTTTTCCCCCAGCATTGGCGGGTGCAAACGGACTGATGCCGGCGTTTCTGACATCTTGAATGGCGTGCCAAGTATCCTTATTTTCCCATAGGGTGCATCCATATCAACAAGCATATTCCTCTCCATTATCTGCGGCGCATTCACAACCTGATCAACATTGTTTAATGGGGCCGCGGGAATCCCGGAATCCAGGAATTTCTGGAAGAGTTCCTGCGTTCTGAATGCTGAGAACGCCCTGTTTATTTCATCCGCAAGTTTTTCCCTGTTCTGAACCCTGTCAACATTGGTGAGAAACATTGGATTGCGGGTCAGATCATCCCTTTCTATTATGCTGCAGAAGGTTTTCCAGAGCTTTTCTGTTCCAACTGCAACGGCTATGTAACCATCTGCGGTGCTGAAGACCTGGTATGGGGCTATGTTGGAATGCGCGGACCCAAGATGCCTTGGATTTTTTCCAGTGGAGAAATATCCCAGTGCCTGGTGCGTCAGTATTGAGAAATTGGCGTCAAGCATTGACATGTCTATGAACTGCCCCTCTCCGGTTGCATCCCTGTGGTGCAGGGCCGCAAGCACCGCAATTACGGAGAAAAGGCCTGCTGTTATGTCTGCTATGGGCACGCCAAACTTGATTGGAGGCCTGCCCTCTTCTGCATTCAGGCTCAGAAGCCCGCTGTAGGCCAGTACTGTGAGATCGTAGCCTGGCCATTCCCTGGAAGGGCCGGTCTGGCCGTATCCCGAAAGGCTGCAGTATATGATCTTTCTGTTCAGTTTCCTTGCTTCCTCATAGGACAGTCCGAACTTCTCCATTGTGCCGGGCCTGAAGTTCTCAATGATCACATCAGAATCCATGGCCAGTTTTCTGAGAAGTTCCTGCCCAACGGGATTCTTCAGGTCAATTGCAATGCTCTTCTTGTTCCTGTTTGCGCTGAGATAGTATGAGGACATCCCGTCCATGTATGGCGGAGCCCAGGATCTTGTCTGATCCCCTGAAAGCGGTTCCACCTTGATGACCTCTGCCCCAAGGTCCCCCAGGGTCATTGTTGCCATGGGACCTGCCATTGCCTGTGTCAGATCCAGAACTCTCAAACCGTTTAAAGGGCCTGATCCTTCCATGGATGGAAAACCGGGCATGGTTTAAAAAGTGATCCGGTTTACAACCTCAATATTCAAAGGTTCGCTGCTCCAGGATTTTCCAGGGAATCAAAGGCCAACTATCCTGACTGATAGGATAATCTTATATTGACCATCATAACATGATGACAATAATTTTATACATTAAGCGTTTAGCTTTTAGAATGGCTGAAACAATTCCAGCAAAAAGTTCATGGAAAGGAGTAAACTGGAAAATATTCTATACATCATGGGGAGGGTGGACCCTTGACGGTTTCACGGCGTTCATTTACGCATTCGTGAACGTGGTTACCACGGAGTATCTGCTCAAGGCGACGGGAATCAGCCTCTCCTACAAGGATTTTTTCCTTGAGGCGTTCTTCGCGGTCTTCCTTCTTGGATGGGGTGCATCTGTAATTTTTGGTCCGTTGTCAGATAAATACGGCAGAGTGAAGACACTGGCAATCAGCGTGATACTGTTCGCTGTTGGTTCAATATTGAGCGGCATAGCCACAAATGCCTACGAGTTCATGGTGTTCAGGTTCATAGTGGGGCTTGGAATAGGTTCAGTATGGTTCACCGGCGGGAACGCCGTGGCCGAGGCCTTTCCTGAAAACAGGAGAGTGATGGGTGCTGGTATGTTCCATACCGGATACTACTTTGGATTCTTCTTCGCTGCCATAGCATATCTTGTACTATTCCCATACATCGGATTCAGGGGGCTCCTGATGCTGGGTGCCCTTCCGGTGGTATTTGTAGCCTACCTAGGATTCAGGACCAGGGAACCTGAGAGATGGGAAAAGGTACAAAAAACAGCCGATATTTCAGCCAAAAAGTCCTTTCTGTCAGCTTTCGGCAAGGAGTACAGGAGAACAACCATAGCGGGATCCATAGTTCTCATTGCGGTAATTGTGGGTCTCTACGGAGGAACTGTGTACGTGCCTGACGTGACAACAAACATAATTTCGAGGATTCCTCATCTGGCTTATCCCACAATAGACCTTGTTGCCGCTGCAGGTGCCGAAGTATCTTTGTTCACAGTCATAGGCTGCCTCATAATGCCATTCCTTGCCGAAAAACTTGGCAGGCGCACAACGGAGATAACGTTCCTGGTGCTCATGGCCATAAGCGTTTTTCTGATCTATGATGTTGTATACTACACTGGATCGCTTCTTGAAATGTTCCTTGCTGTCCCATTGCTTGGGCTGGGTGGGGCTGATTTTGCAGTATTCACTCTCTGGCTTCCGGAACTTTACCCAACAGAATTCAGGGGATCAGGGTTTGCATTTGTCACATCAATGGGCAGATTCTTTGCTGCAGCTGTAATATTCGGCATTGGAGCTCTTGCCCTAGTTGTAGGATTCGGGCATGCCGTGGCATATACAGCTATTGGTTTCATAGTGGTTATACCGCTTGTATTCCTCATGAAGGAAACCAGGGGAAAGGGTCTCAAGGAAGATATAAACATAGAAAAGTGATCCGGGAACAGCCTGTGCGTGGGTTGTCCATGCCATTTTTTATAACATCCAGAGTATGGCAGCGAACTCTATGGAATGCTGACTTTCCCGGTGATATGGTTCATTTTTTATGGCTTTAACTGAAATCCTTTGCCCTTCCGTTTTCCAGCTAAGACTTTTTCGATGATATTTCCCTGATTAGTTTCCACTGTTCACCAGTCAGGTCAAGAAGGTTGTTGAATTCACCTGCTCCCTTCAGCCATTCTCCGCCATCAATTGTAACTACCTCGCCATTGATGAAACCTGCCTCATCGGAAACCAGGAATGAGGCCAGGTTCGCGATTTCCTCCATATTTCCCACTCTTCCCATGGGAACACGCTCGGTCAGAAGTTTCTCAACTTCGGGAAGCGGAAACAGATTCTTCCTGGTGGCCTCGGTGGGGAAAGGGCCTGGAGCTATTGCAACGTGCCTTATTCCATATTTCGCCCATTCAACGGCCAGTGACCTGACTGTTGCAAGTACACCTGCCTTGGCAGCAGCTGACGGGACGACGAAGCCGGATCCGGTCCATGCATACGATGTGACTATGTCCAGAACAACCCCGTGGCTGCCTGAACTGATCCAGCGCTTTCCAAGGTCAAGGGTCATGTAGAGTGTACCGTGCAGAACGATGCCCAGTACAGCATCAACAGCATGCGGGGAGAGGTTTTCCGTTGGGGATACAAAATTTCCTGCAGCATTGTTGACAAGGATATCTATGTGCGAGAATTTCTGCATGAAATAGTCCACAGACTCCTTTATTTCGGCTGGGTTCCGCACGTCACATCTGTGGTATTCGGCACTTGTTCCTGATTTCCTGAGTTCCTCTACGGCCTTTTCCAGAACGTTCTCTCTGCGTCCGATGATGCATATGGATGCCCCCAGGCTTCCAAATCTTTTGGACATCTCTAAGCCTATTCCTGTTCCTCCTCCGGTGACAAGAGCAACCTTGCCCTTCAGCAGATCCTTCTCAAACATGTTATCATCAATGCTAAACACTAATTGAATTTCTCCATTTCCCTGCTGCTGAACATAAATTATGTGTCACAGCATAATTTCTTATTGTGAAAAGGACTACTCAACTGCGAAGTGTAATCATGAGTGCGCTTGAAGATGCCTTGGAACTCAGGAAACTGGCGATGGAACATCAGAAGTTTTTCAGGGAGAGCATTCCCCTGATTGCTTCAGAGAACATAATGAGCCCGCTGGCCATGGAAATGCTCACAACAGATCTTGGTTTCAGGTACGCTGAAGGGCTGCCTCATCACAGGTACTACCAGGGAAACTTCTATGTGGATCAGATAGAGGATAAGGTTATTGACCTATCCAACAGGGTTTTCAATGTAAAGCAGAGCGACCCTCGCCCTGTATCGGGAACCAATGCCAATATGTCGGTCATTTATGGGCTTCTGAAGCCCGGCGACAAGATCGCCACCCCTGATCTTTCCGGAGGGGGGCACATAAGTGCCGCAAAATTCGGGGCCGTTGGGCTTCGCGGACTCAACACTGTCAATTATCCCTATGATCCGGAAACAATGAGTGTTCTCCCGGACGAGGCTTCAAAGCTCATAATAAGGGAAAAACCAAAGGTTTGCCTCTTTGGCCAGTCTGTGTTCCTGTTTCCGGCTCCCCTGAGGGAGATGGCTGATGCTTTCCAGGAAGCAGGCTGCACAGTGTGGTATGATGGTGCCCATGTGCTTGGACTGATTGCTGGCAGGCGGTTCCAGGACCCCATCCGAGAGGGTGCACATGTAATTACGGGAAGCACACATAAGACCCTGCCTGGGCCTCAGCATGGGATAATTCTTGGAAACACAGAGGACGACAAGTGGAAGGGCATCCAGAGGGGTGTTTTTCCTGGAACATTGAGCAACCACCATCTCAATGCCATGGCTGCACTGGGTGTAACCCTGGCGGAAACCCTTGAGTTTGGTGAAGATTATGCCAGACAGATCATTAAGAATGCCAGGGCTATGGCCTCTGAACTCAGTGAGAACGGCATTAATGTGCTTGGGGAAGCAAGAGGTTTCACGGAATCACACACCTTCATAATGAATGTCAGTAAATTTGGGGGAGGCAAGCTTGTGGCAGAGAACCTTGAGAAATCCGGCATAGTTGCAAACAAGAACCTGCTGCCTGAAGACAATAACAGGAATTCGCAGAATCCAAGTGGTATACGTGTCGGGGCACAGGAAATAACCAGGATTGGCTTCAGGGAATCAGATGCCAGGACGGTTGCAAGAAGCATGGCTGAGGTAATTAAAAAGGGGCAGTCGGACAGGGTGAAATCTGAGATGAAGGAACTGAAGGAAAGTTTCACTCAGGTTAAATACTGCTTCGGGAACCTGAAACCGTATGAATACATTGAACTCTACAGGTGATGTTATTGCCTGAAAAAATAGGAGTGGTGGGATTCCAGGGAGATGTTTCAGAACATATTGACGTCCTCAACTCAATCAGGAAAAGAGGTGGAATCGATGTTGAGGCTGTTGAGGTCAGGAAACCGGAGAAGCTGGACGGTGTTTCAGGCATAATAATACCGGGTGGAGAGAGCACTACAATATACAAGCTCACTCAGAACTACGGCATCTATGGCAGGATAAAGGCCATGGCAAATGACGGTGTGCCTGTGATGGGGACATGCGCCGGCCTCATTCTCATTTCCAGGGAAACAAATGATGAGAGAGTGCCTGGAATGGGAATCCTTGACACAGAAATAAAAAGGAATGCCTACGGCAGGCAGATAAATTCATTCATTGAGAATATCAATATTGATGAAATAGGAGAGTTTCAGGCCGTATTCATTCGCGCTCCTGTAATATCATCACCGGGAAGAAGCAGGGTAATGGCCAGGAGAGGCGATGAGATAGTGATGGTAAGGCAGGAAAATATAATCGGTATGACGTTCCACCCTGAGCTCACAAGAGATACCAGAATACATGAATATTTCCTTGGCCTCATGGAGAGGGAGGGGTATATTTCCTCTGGAAGGTGAAAATGAGTATGTCAGAAAATAAGAGAACACCGCTGTATGAAGAGCATGTTAAGCTGAATGCGAAAATAATTGATTTTCATGGATGGGACATGCCGCTCCAGTACACAAAAATAATGGACGAGCACATGGCAGTGAGAAAGCACGCTGGAATATTCGACGTGTCACACATGGGTGATGTTGTTGTTCAGGGAAAAGATGCAGAGAAATTCCTGGACCACATGTTCCCTACAAAAATATCAGATCTTGAAAATGGCCATGCTGTTTATACAGCATTTCTCAATGAGAAGGGAAACATAATAGATGACACAATAGTCTACAGAATTTCAAATGACAAATTCTTCTTCGTGCCAAACGCTTCCATGATTGATACAATAGTATCATGGGTGAAGAAGAATTCCAGCGGCTACTCAGTCAATATATCAGACTATTCCAGTGATATTGCCTGTATAGCCCTTCAGGGTCCAGACAGTATTAAGGTTATGGCTTCACTTGGAATAAAGGATCCTGGATCATTCAGGTTTGAGGAAATGGATTCCGGGAAGCTGAAGTTTTCGGAAAATAAAATAACAGGAAGGAAATCTGCCATAATATCAGGAACTGGATACACAGGTGAACATGGCATAGAGATACTCTGCAACTCAAAAGATGCAGCTTCAGTATGGGAAACCGTCCTGAAAGAAGTGAAAGCAGTTGGAGGACTTCCTTGCGGGCTTGGAGCCAGGGATACACTGAGGATGGAAAAGGGGATGCTTCTCTCCGGAACTGATTTTCATGGAGACAGGAATCCTCATGAATGTGCCATCACATTCATTCTTACAAATGATGGTGAATTCATAGGAAAGGAGGGTTTATCAAATCCTGTCAGGGAGGTTTTCAGGGGATTCATCACGGATTCAAAGATCATCCCACGTGCAGGCAATGCAGTAATGAGTGGGGAAAACCATGTTGGAAATATCACCAGCGGAACCCTTTCACCTGTTCTGGACAGGGCAATAGCCCTTGGATTTATTGACAGAAAATTTGCCAAACCTGGCAGCTCGGTTATTATAAAGGTCAGGGACAGGGACCTCAATGCCATGGTATCCAGGCCGAAAATGGTTCCATAGGAAATACACCCCTCTCCCCCTATCTTTCCTGGAACGTGATGAATTTTCCGTCTGAATAGGTCCTGAAATAATAGCTGTACTTTCTGTCGCCATTTGTTGCAGTGCAATTCCTGCCCTTTGAGTAATTGCCTTGAAGATTGACATAGTCAATCTTCTCCCATCCGGTGTTTTCTTTAACCTTCCTTACCATCTCCTGGAAAATATCTGCGCATATGTTGCAGCAGAACAGCATGTTTTCACCGTCTATTTCACGCCAGTACTCTCCCCATGTGGCATTGCAGAGGGCACACCCCTCACTGTTGTTTGTCTTCAAGCATCATCCCCCTCTCAAGTCTCGCATTGAGATAGTCATCAAAGACTTCAATTGATTTAAGGAATACTGCCTGGCAGTCCTGAGTGTTCCTCATCTCCTTAGAATATTTTTCTATGAGGTCAAGAGCGGTTTCAGAATGTGAAACATCTGCATTGTAACCTTCTCCCAGAAAGTTTGCAGCCTCCTCTGTTATGCTGCCGTCCTTCAGGATCACCGGATCGAAATATCCCATGCTTGCTCCATACTCCCTGATATTCCTGCTTGCTACAAGCTCAAGGGAATGCATGGCTGCCATCCCTTCAACGAATGTGAAATCCCTGCTCATCATGCTCCATGCTTCAATGGCCCTTTTTGTGGCAGGAAGTGGCTCACTGCTGTATATTTCATCCCTGGAAACACCAAGAGATTCACCCATCCTGAGCAGGAGCTCGTGATGAGATGGTTTATTTTCGCCTGCACCGTACCATTCTGACACAATATTCTCAATCTCGAATGCCTGAACATCCTCCATGTCTGTATTGGATATTATTGAAGCGCAGCTTCTCACCCACTGCTTGAGGAAGTGATGATGTTCCATGGCGTATCCCTTCAGCACATATTCCTTTGGGTGCTGCATCTCCAGAATGAACATGTGAGGCGGATCCCCGTAAAATTTTCTCACAAAGTTAGAAATAATCCACTTTTTAAGGGAAGCTGTCCTGAAGAATTTTTCAAACTTCAGCTCCAGTTCATCCTGCCCAAACCGCTGCTTTCCAATATACCGGTTGAGCCACATTATATGGTCAGCATCGTTTTTCAGCTGGAGGGCATAGAAGTGGTCAGAAAGCCTTGCTATGGTATCGTTAAGCTGCACCATGCATACGGGGCATCGCGTCATTCTTTCCCAATGGTATCAGTACGGATATACTTTGCACTCAATACCCGTACCCGGAATGCTTTCTGGGATTCACTGATCCAATGGAAATGAATCCTAGCATATCCATTGCAGATGTAAAACTCACAATTGTAGGTAGCTTCCAGAAAAGAAGCACGCTGCTTTAATGATCCTTGGCCGGCAATCAATGTTTGTCCATCATTTGATTCTAATTATGCAATATATAATTCTATCTGACGTAAACTCATAGGTAAACTACTTATATATAAGTAAAATACTGTATAATGGAAAAAATAAATGTAATTGCAGCACCAGGTCCTGTATGCTATCCATTGATTGCAGCGCAGGATGAGAGATTCAACATAACGTTCCAGAAGGAAGGAGATGCACCTGTGATTCTGGATTCTTCAGTATCCATGGCGAAGAGAGGCCTGACACCAAATGTTTCACTCATAAGGGGACTCGCTGTGGCCTCACCAGGAATTGGAAAGAGGATTGGGATAATGAGGAGGGGAAGCTCCAATGAGATTCTTGTCAGAGCCATAATGCACCTGAAACAGGAGCAGGTTGATGTTGTTACAGTAGAGGACGCGGCATCAATTGAAAGCATGATGAAGGAAGGTACCATTGATTCTGCCATTGTCCCAGCACCTTTTGGAAAGGGCATATCCCTTGAAGCAATCCTGGAATCCCATGGAATCAGCACACCGGGAAGCTGCGTAGCAAAGGTTGACGATTCAGTCAGGAAACCATTTGTGGAGGCTTACAGCAACGGAATAGAAAAAATGAGGAAAGATCCGGAGGGAACAGCAAAATATGTTGCGTCAGTACTTCCCAGCAAAACGGACCCGAACTTCATCAAAAAGGCCATACTTGAGACTGACACCTCTGTGAAAGATACCCAGGAACACAGGGAATTCGCTGACCTTGTGAGAAGATTCAGCTGATGGTTAAATGAACAGCAGGCAGTCATTCCTTTTCACCGTAATTGTGATAATATCTGCTACCTTTGCGGTGAGAGCCAGCAACAACATGTTCATGACAACGCTCCCTCTCCTTGCAAGGTATAATTTTCATTTTTCAGAGTTCCTTGTTGGCCTCATATCCACGGCAGGAGCAACGGGAACATTCATCATGAGCGCCATGATCAACGCAAGGCTGACATCAACCAGGCGCAGATGGGTGTTCATTCTTTCATCATTCGCCTACATGGTTGTATTTCCCCTGTTCTATATATCATCGGCCATTGTCATCTGGCCCCTTGTCCTCATTGCAGGGTTCGTTCTTGGAGCCATAATGCCAAACATAATCACTTCTGCCAGCCTTTTCAGTGACAGGAAGGTGCGTGAAAGGATACTTTCACTGTACACATTAACCCTGAGCATATCCCTGGTTGCTGGTCCGGCCATAGAATCTGAAATACTGAGATTCTTCACTCTTGAACAGTCCTTCCTCTTCTTCTCGATCCTTCCCGCTGTTGTGTTCGTTTCAGCATTCGGTATAAAGTTCCCGGATGAGAAAGGTAAAAGGATCACCGGTGGGGCGGAGGTCATGGAAAATCATGGATTCAGGGCGGCCATATACAACATAATGACATACAACATTCCATTCGCACTCATACTGACATTCGGTGGAATATTCGCAAAGGAATATCTGAACGCATCCTATTCGCTGA
This genomic interval carries:
- a CDS encoding zinc ribbon domain-containing protein yields the protein MNINRCRNCGTKFLVARSVCPKCGKEDFEKVPARSGIVLESVELIATPDPYPDGYYLVLLDVDDVKVFCRSQEKLREGSQADIQDDELGPICRKA
- a CDS encoding CaiB/BaiF CoA-transferase family protein, whose translation is MEGSGPLNGLRVLDLTQAMAGPMATMTLGDLGAEVIKVEPLSGDQTRSWAPPYMDGMSSYYLSANRNKKSIAIDLKNPVGQELLRKLAMDSDVIIENFRPGTMEKFGLSYEEARKLNRKIIYCSLSGYGQTGPSREWPGYDLTVLAYSGLLSLNAEEGRPPIKFGVPIADITAGLFSVIAVLAALHHRDATGEGQFIDMSMLDANFSILTHQALGYFSTGKNPRHLGSAHSNIAPYQVFSTADGYIAVAVGTEKLWKTFCSIIERDDLTRNPMFLTNVDRVQNREKLADEINRAFSAFRTQELFQKFLDSGIPAAPLNNVDQVVNAPQIMERNMLVDMDAPYGKIRILGTPFKMSETPASVRLHPPMLGENTAEILRNIGYSHEEISNLVEKRIVNGNTGTDRKKE
- a CDS encoding MFS transporter; translated protein: MNSRQSFLFTVIVIISATFAVRASNNMFMTTLPLLARYNFHFSEFLVGLISTAGATGTFIMSAMINARLTSTRRRWVFILSSFAYMVVFPLFYISSAIVIWPLVLIAGFVLGAIMPNIITSASLFSDRKVRERILSLYTLTLSISLVAGPAIESEILRFFTLEQSFLFFSILPAVVFVSAFGIKFPDEKGKRITGGAEVMENHGFRAAIYNIMTYNIPFALILTFGGIFAKEYLNASYSLITLLFSLFFLTSFASRLALTLRPPNNLRVLMTISVIITGAGLVVLSMSRDILIFSISFLILGFPHGFTYPLSIISISRSISPEKRNIANSYFFSLMMLVGAVMPFVSGILVDTLGLRYAFMSIIPVVVVLYVLLRVELGREKAIKSAMEDGNANRAA
- a CDS encoding C2H2 type zinc finger domain-containing protein, encoding MTRCPVCMVQLNDTIARLSDHFYALQLKNDADHIMWLNRYIGKQRFGQDELELKFEKFFRTASLKKWIISNFVRKFYGDPPHMFILEMQHPKEYVLKGYAMEHHHFLKQWVRSCASIISNTDMEDVQAFEIENIVSEWYGAGENKPSHHELLLRMGESLGVSRDEIYSSEPLPATKRAIEAWSMMSRDFTFVEGMAAMHSLELVASRNIREYGASMGYFDPVILKDGSITEEAANFLGEGYNADVSHSETALDLIEKYSKEMRNTQDCQAVFLKSIEVFDDYLNARLERGMMLEDKQQ
- the glyA gene encoding serine hydroxymethyltransferase — encoded protein: MSALEDALELRKLAMEHQKFFRESIPLIASENIMSPLAMEMLTTDLGFRYAEGLPHHRYYQGNFYVDQIEDKVIDLSNRVFNVKQSDPRPVSGTNANMSVIYGLLKPGDKIATPDLSGGGHISAAKFGAVGLRGLNTVNYPYDPETMSVLPDEASKLIIREKPKVCLFGQSVFLFPAPLREMADAFQEAGCTVWYDGAHVLGLIAGRRFQDPIREGAHVITGSTHKTLPGPQHGIILGNTEDDKWKGIQRGVFPGTLSNHHLNAMAALGVTLAETLEFGEDYARQIIKNARAMASELSENGINVLGEARGFTESHTFIMNVSKFGGGKLVAENLEKSGIVANKNLLPEDNNRNSQNPSGIRVGAQEITRIGFRESDARTVARSMAEVIKKGQSDRVKSEMKELKESFTQVKYCFGNLKPYEYIELYR
- a CDS encoding thiolase family protein yields the protein MMSVISDVSFTRFGKRPEGLLDLVAESALPIVRRYGRDIDFIVFSNSYSGEFNDMSGVNNLISTRLSMDDVPSMRVDNTSGSGGSAVMVADSLIRSGNASNVLVIGAEKMTGYPTKKSTRIIASLLHPEERSAGISLPSLAAFMTRSYLKEFDAPRESIARVAVKNHHNGSLNPYAHFQSEVTLEEVMASRVIADPLRIFEFCPVSDGAVSLLMTSDENRDSFGSHHVEILGVGYSSGTSSLSYRDSLTTIGSVRRSSEMAFRRSKLTPNYMDVVELHDMAAVLEIIESEDAGFFRKGHGWEAVMNGETEIGGPRPINTSGGLNSKGHPIGASGVAQAGEIYLQITGKAEKRQIKDAHLGFSLSMAGFGNNATAIVYGGAS
- a CDS encoding SDR family oxidoreductase, producing MFEKDLLKGKVALVTGGGTGIGLEMSKRFGSLGASICIIGRRENVLEKAVEELRKSGTSAEYHRCDVRNPAEIKESVDYFMQKFSHIDILVNNAAGNFVSPTENLSPHAVDAVLGIVLHGTLYMTLDLGKRWISSGSHGVVLDIVTSYAWTGSGFVVPSAAAKAGVLATVRSLAVEWAKYGIRHVAIAPGPFPTEATRKNLFPLPEVEKLLTERVPMGRVGNMEEIANLASFLVSDEAGFINGEVVTIDGGEWLKGAGEFNNLLDLTGEQWKLIREISSKKS
- a CDS encoding DUF3834 domain-containing protein; the encoded protein is MEKINVIAAPGPVCYPLIAAQDERFNITFQKEGDAPVILDSSVSMAKRGLTPNVSLIRGLAVASPGIGKRIGIMRRGSSNEILVRAIMHLKQEQVDVVTVEDAASIESMMKEGTIDSAIVPAPFGKGISLEAILESHGISTPGSCVAKVDDSVRKPFVEAYSNGIEKMRKDPEGTAKYVASVLPSKTDPNFIKKAILETDTSVKDTQEHREFADLVRRFS
- the pdxT gene encoding pyridoxal 5'-phosphate synthase glutaminase subunit PdxT: MPEKIGVVGFQGDVSEHIDVLNSIRKRGGIDVEAVEVRKPEKLDGVSGIIIPGGESTTIYKLTQNYGIYGRIKAMANDGVPVMGTCAGLILISRETNDERVPGMGILDTEIKRNAYGRQINSFIENINIDEIGEFQAVFIRAPVISSPGRSRVMARRGDEIVMVRQENIIGMTFHPELTRDTRIHEYFLGLMEREGYISSGR
- a CDS encoding MFS transporter, with protein sequence MAETIPAKSSWKGVNWKIFYTSWGGWTLDGFTAFIYAFVNVVTTEYLLKATGISLSYKDFFLEAFFAVFLLGWGASVIFGPLSDKYGRVKTLAISVILFAVGSILSGIATNAYEFMVFRFIVGLGIGSVWFTGGNAVAEAFPENRRVMGAGMFHTGYYFGFFFAAIAYLVLFPYIGFRGLLMLGALPVVFVAYLGFRTREPERWEKVQKTADISAKKSFLSAFGKEYRRTTIAGSIVLIAVIVGLYGGTVYVPDVTTNIISRIPHLAYPTIDLVAAAGAEVSLFTVIGCLIMPFLAEKLGRRTTEITFLVLMAISVFLIYDVVYYTGSLLEMFLAVPLLGLGGADFAVFTLWLPELYPTEFRGSGFAFVTSMGRFFAAAVIFGIGALALVVGFGHAVAYTAIGFIVVIPLVFLMKETRGKGLKEDINIEK
- a CDS encoding TA0938 family protein; the protein is MKTNNSEGCALCNATWGEYWREIDGENMLFCCNICADIFQEMVRKVKENTGWEKIDYVNLQGNYSKGRNCTATNGDRKYSYYFRTYSDGKFITFQER
- the gcvT gene encoding glycine cleavage system aminomethyltransferase GcvT — its product is MSENKRTPLYEEHVKLNAKIIDFHGWDMPLQYTKIMDEHMAVRKHAGIFDVSHMGDVVVQGKDAEKFLDHMFPTKISDLENGHAVYTAFLNEKGNIIDDTIVYRISNDKFFFVPNASMIDTIVSWVKKNSSGYSVNISDYSSDIACIALQGPDSIKVMASLGIKDPGSFRFEEMDSGKLKFSENKITGRKSAIISGTGYTGEHGIEILCNSKDAASVWETVLKEVKAVGGLPCGLGARDTLRMEKGMLLSGTDFHGDRNPHECAITFILTNDGEFIGKEGLSNPVREVFRGFITDSKIIPRAGNAVMSGENHVGNITSGTLSPVLDRAIALGFIDRKFAKPGSSVIIKVRDRDLNAMVSRPKMVP